The Marinomonas sp. CT5 genome contains the following window.
GCTCAAAAGGAGTAAGAAGAGGGCTATTGCCTTGTTTACGAACCAATAGCGTTGTTTCTTGCTGATTGGATAGAGGGAGTGGTATCCAAATACCCTTGTAATTGCTGGTTTCGTTCCAATTATCTAATGCGCCCCTTGTCCAGCTATTTTGTAGCTGATCACCGTGAAATAAATAGAAATCAAGGTGTTCGATAACATAATAATTCAAGCCGAGGTAAAGTATTCTCTCTGAGTTAGGTGTTAAATTCTTTGAAAACTGTAATTTATGCCAATAGGCGTTTTGTGAGAAGCCTTGGGATTCATCATACATTTCTTTTTGAAATTTATCGGAATGAAGGGCTTCTTGAGCTGAAATAGAATGTGTCTCTTTAAAAGTCGGAATGGGAAAGTGAGAGTATGTATTAATCTTATTCTCAGATATGAATGCGTTGTTTGCCCACAATGGTGTTGTAAGAAGAAAGAAAAAACAGAGCCACTTGAATACCATTTTTGCTATCCCTAATTGATAATTTAATAAGTAGTATGATTCCTATATAGTCATCTCATCATGACATTACGGCAGTGTCTTAGCAGACTGTGCTTGTAATAGTGCTGGGCTTCTTAAAATATAGGCGACATTTTCGATCTATGTATAATCTTAAGGTTTTTTATGAGTGATAAATTGACACACTTGGATCATCAGGGTCATGCCCACATGGTCGATGTTTCTGATAAGGCTTTGACGAAACGCAGTGCGACGGCACAGGCAATTTTGTTAATGCAACCAACGACATTAACAAAGATTATTGAAGGTGGCTTACCTAAGGGAGATGTTTTGGCGACAGCGAGAATTGCTGGAATTCAGGCTGCTAAAAAGACTTCAGATCTGATTCCGTTATGCCACCCTTTAATGCTAACCAAGGTCTCCATTGATATTACAGTGATAAGCGATTGTGAATTAGAAGTCTTATGTACTTGTGCATTGGCTGGTAAAACTGGAGTGGAAATGGAAGCCTTAACAGGGGCAAGTGTTGCAGCGTTGACTCTTTATGATATGTGCAAAGCGGTTGATAAAGGGATTGTTATCAATAAGGTCTCTTTGTTAGAAAAGACAGGTGGTAAAAGTGGAGATTGGAGTCAAGGGAATGCCTAGTATTAAAGTGGTTTTTTTTGCTTCGCTGAAAGATGTAATAGGGATTAACGAATATGTTATTGATTTGACACTGCCTTCAACTATTGCACAGTTAAAACAAAAGTTGGCTGCGGAGTTGGATAATGGGCAAGCTTTGCTTGAGAAAAATATCCAATCTTCGGTTAACTATGAATTTGCAAGAGACGCTGATGTTTTGACGGATGAGGTTACCGAAGTGGCTTTTTTTCCGCCAGTAACAGGAGGTTAAATGATTAAAATTCAGCAGGAAGATTTTCAAGTAGAGGATTTGTATAAAGGCTTATTGAAAGCCAACACGACGGGCGCTGTGGCTATCTTTGTTGGTTTGGTGCGTCAATTTGCCGACTTATCAAAAGAAGAGTGTAGCTTTGAGTTGGAACATTATCCTGGAATGACGGAGCGCAATTTGCAGGCAATTGTTAATGAAGCGAATACTCGCTGGCCTTTATTGGATGTATGCGTGGTCCACCGAGTCGGGAAACTAAAGGTTGACGACCAAATTGTGTTTGTTGGTGTAAGTGCTGCACACCGAGCGGAGGCCTTTCAAGCTTGTGACTTTATTATGGATTATTTAAAAAGCCGCGCGGCTTTTTGGAAAAAAGAGTCTCAAGGCTCACAGAGTCATTGGGTAGAAGCCAATGCAGAAGATTTAAAGAGCCTTGATCGTTGGAAGAAGTAATTAAAAAAATTCTCATTCGTTGATCAGTGCGGTCTAAGCGTTTTCTTACGACCGCTTGCATGACGTTCACGATATTCTGTGTCAATATATTTGTCAGTGGTGGCCATACTGGCATGTCCTGCGTCCTCTCTAACATGCTCCTTTGGCCGTGTTTTTACGTCTTCTGATATTCCAGTATGGCGTAACCAGTGAACGGTTGCGACACGAAGGTCGTCAGCATCTGCTTGCATACCATCTTCACACATACGTTTATAGGCTTGATCAAAACATAATTGCACTATGTTGCGGACTTGCCTAGAACTTGTCATCGCACCTTGGCCACGGTTTTTGGGGACGAGGGGAGTATTCTCTGCAATGGTTGGTAACAGTGGTAAGTCGCGGAATTTTCTATAGCGCTTCAAGGCATTGAGCATATCGTCAGAGACAGCAACAAGACGTTCTTTGTTACCTTTAGAAAGTACTTTAAACCACCAATGACCATCAGAATCTTTAATAAAATCCCCCATAACAGGTGCAGACCTTTCATCAGCAACAAGTTCTGAAATTCGTAGATACATACCTAGCAGTGCATTCATAATGAAAAGAGTACGTTCATGTTGTACTGGGTCGTCTTCAGCCAGTTGCTCGGCAGTTTCAATGACATAATCCCACTGTAAATTCGAGATGCGTCTTACTTGTTTGCGTGTGACTTCTTTTTTTACAAATTTACTCTTTTGTCGAATGAGCGCTACGGGGTTTTGTTGTGCCGCATCTTCCTGCATTAAAAAGCCATAGTAAGACGATAAAATTGAGAAGGTGGCTCTTATTGCAGATTGGGATAAAGAATGTTGCTTGGCGACAGGCACATCACCATTTTTGAACTCTAATTTGCTGACATGAGCAACAAAAGGGCGCCATTCTTTATTGGCATTTCTTTGCCCCATATGCCATTTAAACCTTGCGACGTTTTTGGTACCTATCCAGTTTTCTGGTGGCGTTATGCAAAAATGAATAAATTCTTCTATCTGATCTCTTCGTAAATCAGTCGTTGGGCAGTGTGCTATGTTCCACGACCATAGTAATAAACGTTCAACTTCTCGACGATAAGAATTGAATGTTGCCTGAGAACCGTTGTAGCTATAGATAAAGCAGAGTGCTAGTTGTAAGTCCCGACGGTACTCGCTTGTTCTAAGTTGTGGTGTGGTTGCCTCTAAGTGAGTTGCAATACTCTCGAATTGAGTAAACGGATTAGGCAAATGTTCTAAGTTATCTATTAAAGCAAGTGGTGTCATAATCTTTATATCCAATGAATTGGTGCATATTAGCAAATTTTTAAATCTATCCCTATTGTTTTGTCCTTCATGGTTAACATGCGTTCTGTTGAAAAAGGCATGTTTTGTATTGTTATTCCTTAATCCAATCCTTTTCTATCTTAATTTTTTTACTTTTGCCTTTTTAGTGTGATTTTGGTGCCATCTTGCGCTTATTGGTACGTATTTGAAACAAAGGTGAAATCACCAGTTAGATACTTTTTTATTTAATTTAAAGGACTACTATAAACACATCGAAGCAAAGCACAGCTCTGTTTTTAAATATTAATGATGACTCTCTATAAGGAGATAAATATGAAAACTATCACTAAAACTACTTTGTCTTTATTAACTGCTTCTGTAATGGCGACTTCTGCTTTTGCAGAAACACCTTCTGAACGTCTTCAAAGTGCTCGCGGTAGTGTTGAAGCTTTAGGCGTTACTTTAGAGAACATGGGAGCAAATGTTGATACTAGTGTAAATCTGAATGGCGCTTATAGTTATGGTCAAAAAACAGCGATTTATTCAGAAAAACATGCTGAGCTACAACAGCAATTTAATCAACTACACAACCAAATTTCTGAATAATATATTTAAATAAAGTAAGTGCATTATTTAATATTACAATTAAGGAGAATGTTATGAATACTTTTACTAAAACTGCTTTAGCTTTATTAGCCGCTTCTGTTATGACAACTTCTGCTTTTGCGGAAACCGCTTCTGAGCGTTTACAAAGTGCCCGAGGTAGTGTTGAAGCCTTAGGTGTCACTCTTGAAAATATGGGAGCAGATGTTGATACGAGCGTCAATTTGAAAGGTGATTATACCTATAATCAGAAATTGGGCGCATACAAAGAGAAACACGCTGAATTGCAGGCTCAATTTGATGCTTTGCACACACCATCTGCTGAATAGCACTTGTCGTTATAATAAGAAAAGGCCAAACACTTTGTTTGGCCTTTCTTTTATCTAATTAATATTGTCTTCTTCTAAGTCTTCTTGTTTTTCTGCCTGTTTTATCATTTCAAAATAATTGGCCGTGTCTTTAATTGTGTTTTTTTCATTTTCTTTTGCATCACGTTCTGCACGGATAATGAGATACTGCGCTGTTTTGTCTTTGCCCTGACTAAAGTCTAATAATGCTCGATAATTTAAAGCCATAGGGATGTTGTTTCTTGATTGATAATATTGGATATTGGCGCGCCAAACTAATCGCTTTTCATATAAATAATTTGAATATACGGTAATGGGTTTGGATTGAGTTAACTGTGCATTTAACATGGAGAAAATGATGTTCTTAGGGTTGAGCTCTAGCTCGGTATGAATAATATTAAGTGCTTCATTTGTTTTTCCTAGTGCCGCGTAACTCAGTGCTTCAAGATAATCGGTGAATTGGTTATGTTTCTTGAGTTTACCTAAAAAGCTGATAGCTCGCGCTGGGGATTGCACAAGATAAGAAAAAAGGGCTTTTGCAAAGTTTTTAGCGTCTGCATTTATAATGTTTTGGTCTAAATAGGCGAGCGGTTTGTCTTCAATGCCAGCTCTATAAGCCAACAAACTTGCTCGAAAAAAATCAAAATCACTGTTTTGGGTGTTGCGTAAGATAGTTTCTTTAGTGTCGGTGTTAAATGAGTCAGATAGCCTAGAGTCTGGTAATGGGTGAGTTGATAGGAATTCAAGTTTTGGCCTCCCCAGTGCTTGTTTAAAAAATGCTTGGAAAAGTTTACTCATGCCTTGCGGCGCAATTCCTGCATCGGATAAATATTGGCGACCTCGCCGATCTGCTTCTTGTTCTTGGTTGCGACTATAAGTCAGTGTGTTTTCTGCTTGGTTGGCGATGCCTCCTAGCCAAAGGGCTGTGGTGGCATCTGTACTTGCTCCAGAGAGTGCTGCGGCTAAGCCTGCGCCTAGCATTACTAATGTTTTTTGTAGTTCTTCTCCGGAGTGTTTTGATTGACGTTCATAGTGTCTTAGGTCTAAGTGAGCCGTTTCATGTGCTAACAATCCAAATAGCATGTCTTCGCTGGTAATTATTTCCATGATGTCGGAGTATATAAAAAGATGATTGCCGGGGATGACAAAAGCGTTGCTTTTGGAGCTGTTTAAAAGTGTCATCTCAATCGTAGTATTATACAAATCTGTCTGTGGCAAAATTTTAGATAGGGCTTCTTTTAAGTAATCATAGGCGGGGGGGAAGTCGATGAGTGCGCGGCTTCCATTCAGCTTCCTAAACCAATATTGACCCAGAATATAGGAGGGATTTGATAGTGATCTCTCGTCTTTGTTTGCTTCTAAGTCTGGGATACCTGCATTGCTAATGTTGGAAAAAATGCTCGCAAAAACAAATATGAAGATAGAAAGACGTGTTGTAACGGTTGAAAATAGTCTCATAATACGGCTAATGAATTCTTTGGAAATTAAAAAATGATGATCAATCTAGGTAATCAGTATGACGCAATCTTAGATGCAAGAGAAGATCGTTGTCCGATGCCATTACTTAAAACAAAAGTGGCATTAAGCAAAATGTCTGTAGGGGATTGTTTATGTGTTAAAGCCACAGACGCAGGTTCACTAAAGGATATACCTCAATATATAAATTTGGTGGGTTCTACCCTGTTATCGGTTGATGATGATAATGATGTCTATACCTTTGTGATTCAGAAAAATTAAAAATGGATGCGATATGTTTAAGATTGTTGATACGCTAATTAAGCGATATTTTTCCAATGAAGAAGTGGTGGTTTTCCTTCTGTTGCTGATTGCAACTATGTGTGTTTTAGCCTTTTGGGGAGGTATTTTAGCGCCTATTTTGATTGCCATTGTTTTGGCATTTCTTCTACAGGGATTAGTGGACCGGTTACAGCGTTTTGGTCTTGGTCATGTCACTTCTGTTTTTATTGTGTTTTTCAGCTTTTTATCGGCGTGTGGTGTTTTTATTGGGGTGATGGTGCCTATTATTTGGCGCCAAGCTGTTAAGTTAGTGCAAGATGCACCTCGTATGTTTGTTGTTATTCGAGATGAGGTTCAGCAGTTCGCGGAAGGTCACAGTGAGTTAGTTAGTCAAGCGGCGATAGATGAAATAACCAATTCATTGGCGAATGAGTCCACAAATCTTGGTCAATGGTTGGTCTCCTTTTCATTATCGAGTATCCCTTCATTATTCTCTGTCGTCATTTATTTGGTTTTAGTCCCTTTAGTCATTTTTTTCTTATTGAAGGATCAAGATAAAATATTGGGTTATTTGACATCTTGGCTTCCGAAAGAAAGAAAAATGATGCGTAATATTGCTCATGAGATGAATGATCAAATTGCCAATTACATTCGTGGTAAGTTTATTGAAATGATAGTGGTTGGCGTGGTGACCTATATCGTCTTTTTGATATTTGGTCTGAAGTATGCTGAATTATTGGCATTGTTAGTGGGGTTGTCTGTTTTAATTCCTTATATCGGTGCCGCGGCCGTCACTATTCCCGTTGTCTTGGTGGCTTTTTATCAATATGGCACTCAGAATGAATTTATCTACGTGGTTGTGGCTTATCTCATTGTGCAAGCATTGGATGGCAACGTGTTGGTGCCTTTGTTGTTTTCAGAAGCGGTAAACCTTCATCCATTAGCGATTATTGTTGCGGTTCTGTTTTTTGGGGGAATATGGGGGTTCTGGGGAATATTTTTTGCCATTCCTTTAGCAACCTTGGTCAAAGCCATCATTAATGCTTGGCCAAGCCAAGAGCAATTATCGTCCTAGACATTTTATATCGGTAAAGGCCCGTTCTTATCATGATTAAGAACGGGCCTTTTTGTAGGTGGGTCTATGGTTGAATGGATGCGAGTAAAATGCTGAAAGGGGGAAGTACCGCTGTATTGCCATCCATGTAGCCGCTGTTTATACCTTCAGGTAAAGTGAATACTGAAAGGTTATATTCGATGGGTAAAATGACATCTTGGCCTGCCGTGTTGATGGCCACAAACAGCTGACTATCGTTATAGCTGCGTATGAACGTTAGCGTTGTTTCATCGTTATAAACAAATTTGATGTCGCCGTGATGTAATTCCGGATGGTTGCGTCGAACATGAAGGAAGTCACGGTAAGCGTGTAAGACCGAGTGTCGGTTACCTTCTTGCTCTTCTACAGCGAGAGCCCGCTGGCTTTCCGCAATAGGTAGCCAAGGCTGGTTTGATTGGGTAAATCCACCTAGCTCGTCGTTTTTCCATGGAAGGGGCGTTCTACATCCATCTCGACCTTTAAATTCTGGCCAAAAGGCGATACCAAAAGGGTCGACCAATTGATTAAATTCTAACTCCGCTTCGGGTAAGCCAAGTTCTTCTCCTTGAT
Protein-coding sequences here:
- a CDS encoding MoaD/ThiS family protein, with translation MPSIKVVFFASLKDVIGINEYVIDLTLPSTIAQLKQKLAAELDNGQALLEKNIQSSVNYEFARDADVLTDEVTEVAFFPPVTGG
- a CDS encoding AI-2E family transporter encodes the protein MFKIVDTLIKRYFSNEEVVVFLLLLIATMCVLAFWGGILAPILIAIVLAFLLQGLVDRLQRFGLGHVTSVFIVFFSFLSACGVFIGVMVPIIWRQAVKLVQDAPRMFVVIRDEVQQFAEGHSELVSQAAIDEITNSLANESTNLGQWLVSFSLSSIPSLFSVVIYLVLVPLVIFFLLKDQDKILGYLTSWLPKERKMMRNIAHEMNDQIANYIRGKFIEMIVVGVVTYIVFLIFGLKYAELLALLVGLSVLIPYIGAAAVTIPVVLVAFYQYGTQNEFIYVVVAYLIVQALDGNVLVPLLFSEAVNLHPLAIIVAVLFFGGIWGFWGIFFAIPLATLVKAIINAWPSQEQLSS
- a CDS encoding M48 family metalloprotease; protein product: MRLFSTVTTRLSIFIFVFASIFSNISNAGIPDLEANKDERSLSNPSYILGQYWFRKLNGSRALIDFPPAYDYLKEALSKILPQTDLYNTTIEMTLLNSSKSNAFVIPGNHLFIYSDIMEIITSEDMLFGLLAHETAHLDLRHYERQSKHSGEELQKTLVMLGAGLAAALSGASTDATTALWLGGIANQAENTLTYSRNQEQEADRRGRQYLSDAGIAPQGMSKLFQAFFKQALGRPKLEFLSTHPLPDSRLSDSFNTDTKETILRNTQNSDFDFFRASLLAYRAGIEDKPLAYLDQNIINADAKNFAKALFSYLVQSPARAISFLGKLKKHNQFTDYLEALSYAALGKTNEALNIIHTELELNPKNIIFSMLNAQLTQSKPITVYSNYLYEKRLVWRANIQYYQSRNNIPMALNYRALLDFSQGKDKTAQYLIIRAERDAKENEKNTIKDTANYFEMIKQAEKQEDLEEDNIN
- a CDS encoding site-specific integrase, giving the protein MTPLALIDNLEHLPNPFTQFESIATHLEATTPQLRTSEYRRDLQLALCFIYSYNGSQATFNSYRREVERLLLWSWNIAHCPTTDLRRDQIEEFIHFCITPPENWIGTKNVARFKWHMGQRNANKEWRPFVAHVSKLEFKNGDVPVAKQHSLSQSAIRATFSILSSYYGFLMQEDAAQQNPVALIRQKSKFVKKEVTRKQVRRISNLQWDYVIETAEQLAEDDPVQHERTLFIMNALLGMYLRISELVADERSAPVMGDFIKDSDGHWWFKVLSKGNKERLVAVSDDMLNALKRYRKFRDLPLLPTIAENTPLVPKNRGQGAMTSSRQVRNIVQLCFDQAYKRMCEDGMQADADDLRVATVHWLRHTGISEDVKTRPKEHVREDAGHASMATTDKYIDTEYRERHASGRKKTLRPH
- the moaC gene encoding cyclic pyranopterin monophosphate synthase MoaC translates to MSDKLTHLDHQGHAHMVDVSDKALTKRSATAQAILLMQPTTLTKIIEGGLPKGDVLATARIAGIQAAKKTSDLIPLCHPLMLTKVSIDITVISDCELEVLCTCALAGKTGVEMEALTGASVAALTLYDMCKAVDKGIVINKVSLLEKTGGKSGDWSQGNA
- a CDS encoding molybdenum cofactor biosynthesis protein MoaE, with amino-acid sequence MIKIQQEDFQVEDLYKGLLKANTTGAVAIFVGLVRQFADLSKEECSFELEHYPGMTERNLQAIVNEANTRWPLLDVCVVHRVGKLKVDDQIVFVGVSAAHRAEAFQACDFIMDYLKSRAAFWKKESQGSQSHWVEANAEDLKSLDRWKK
- a CDS encoding sulfurtransferase TusA family protein; this encodes MMINLGNQYDAILDAREDRCPMPLLKTKVALSKMSVGDCLCVKATDAGSLKDIPQYINLVGSTLLSVDDDNDVYTFVIQKN